Genomic DNA from Porites lutea chromosome 4, jaPorLute2.1, whole genome shotgun sequence:
ATGTTTGAGTTTAAATCGATTGCTCATGTCCGGGGCAGTTTAATACCCCTTGTACGTAATTACCTGCACGTGTGGGTTTTCTTCAGGCAAATGAACGAAAGAACGACGCCATGtttattttgtcatttccatgtaatttctttgcttactttaagtttcatagggattgagggcgagtaagtgttaaaattaaataaaatgaactggactgccgtgacacagtgCCTTTAAGCCACACGTCTTTTGGCGCCGTTTATAAGTAATCAATATTATGAATGATTTATATGAATGCCGCCTGATGTGAATTTGAATCCAATGGAATTTTTCGTTCTTGTTTGTATCTTATCAACGCAATGTTTTTTAACTGGCAGGCAACTTCTTTTATGTCGTGTGGCCCTTGGTAAGCCATTTTACCAGTTTTCAGCCGTCAAGATGGCGCATGCCCCTCCAGGTCATCATTCTGTAATAGGACGTCCCAGCTCAGAAGGGCTGTCGTTTGCCGAATATGTTGTGTATAGAGGGGAACAGGTATGTCTTGCTTTTTAGAGCTGTATTTTCTTTTCTCGTTGCCCTTGTGGCTGTCGTTTAAGAGAATACTAGTAGCGACCTTCAAATTTGACTACTTCCGCCGTTGATTATATTGGGTGCGACTTTGGCCTCCATTTTTTAGCCAGTTGACAAAAGCTAAATTTACATGCAACAAAATCTTCATACCGTCAACCCTGCACCGTGAGGTTTGCTAATTTGTGAACGTATTAAAGTCGTCTTTCGTGAGAAATTCGTAATTTCCTTTACTTTTGAGGGTTTTAGTGTTGTCCGCGGAGAACAGGCGCTCCACTGACATAAAGCATAGATATTTTGAGCgacacacgtcaaccggaagtgagtcCTTTACCCTTTTAATATGCCTGGACAGATACTACCAAAATTGTGTGTTCACTGTTATGGGGACGATCTGCGTTACAATTTGGCCAAAACCACTGTccaagagtgcaaaaagtccagCTCGGTTGACCTTGTTGATTTGTGCTATTCAAAAAATACAGATACAGCATTTGGTTATGATAATATGATGCCagtgtctttttaaaaaactgtatgTGCCATTTGGTTAATTATCTCATGACGCACTTCGTCCTTGTTTCCTATGTTGTTTACAGGCCTATCCAGAATACATGATCACTTACAAGATTGTTAAACCCTTCAACGTTGAGGCATCTCCATAAATTTCTTGTACATCACTACCAACTAAGAATCTGAATGGCTGAGATAGCTGTGAATATCTACATAACCGCATAAGCGTCACAACCCCGTTTAAAGAAATGTGTGACCCCTACTGAAGGGATTAACAGCTACTTGGAGTAACCCGAAACGTGATGAGAGAGGAGGGACAAGAGATAGGATTTCCCAAGAAAGACTATTATAAAGCTTACAACGAGGATGGGATTGAACTATAACTGGccgcagttgttcaaaagctggatagcgttatccaccggataaatccttatccagtggataaatgtCCTAGTGGATAGAGATCGATTTATCCGGTGAATTCTGGTGAATAGCGTTAACCACCTTGTGAACAACCTGCAGCTGGCTTATATACATCAGAGCTGATTatggcttttaaagaaaaacaccaAATATGATGGGAACAACTGATTAATCATGAACATTATACTTGTGTATTATGGCAGAATAATTTGATATGATCTATTGTAAGTAGAAATCAgttaatgcaaaacaaaaaaaggttatTCAACCGCATATCCTGACAAAGACAAGTTTTTACAATTGGATAGATCCTGATGTTTGCATACTAGatgcgtgacttctcgcgactcctcccccaaatggagagcttctTCGCAGGTTATTTACATACCGTATAGAACCACAAACTGTACTTTCAGCTGGTTATCATTCGCGCtagatgaaaaactttttaataATTGGTAAAGCCCAGCGAAAGGGAATTTAGACTAAAATGTTATCTAAAGCCTTACTTGACATTACTTTGAAAAATAAGTTTACATGGTGGTCAAAGTGTCTAAGTTGCATGGAAGTTGATTTTCTTTCTGTGTTCAGTTTGGCCTTGACTGTTGGGGATTTCTTACAACAGTGACACCTGTCACCTTTTATTTAGACAATCTACTTTTCCAAAGTTAACGCTGTTCCTTTACCGTAGTTTGTTTATCACTTATCTGTCCCTTTGCTTTATTTGTACATGTAGGTCTGTAAATATATCAACTATTTTATTTAACTCCATGTTATAAACGAGCCTTTTTTATACCAATATCAAAATGCTAGAGCAACGTTTGTCTCTGTGGCTGTTTGTTTGAAAGTAGATTTAAATCATGTATTGTTAATATCAAGGACGTTCAACTCCGTCAACTTTTTGCGTGCGACCTATAGCTACATCATGGAAGGTATCGTTTAAATCAAACCTTCGACACATGTTAGCGAGAGCACGTTTCGGGTCTTGCTGCTTGTTATAAGCTCACCACACCAGCGACCTCACGAAAGAGCTCGGGGGTACCGTTGGTAACATGCTACAGGCACTGCAACATCCTTATCTGCGTTGGATGACTACTTTGCGGTCGCATGGTTACAAGCTTATAGCTTGCAACAAAACTGACGGTTCCAAGGAAACGTATACTGCAAAAAGCCGACAATTGCCACAAGCTTCGACAGTTGCTTATTTATTATTGCCTTCGtctaattttttctttaactaACCAtcaatgctttttttaaaaaaaagaaacattgcgGCGCTTATTACTATTAATGTCACTATTCCGCTTAAGATACGCATGAAATGGCAACGCAACTAAATAGCGCACGCAGTCAAATAAGGCAACAGCTACAAGATGTCGTaataaggagggggggggggggggacacaACCCTGTGGCAGGTTCTAGCGACTTCAGGTTATGCGCACAACAAAAACACCCCACCACCATGGGGTAGGACAATAGTATTGGCAAATGAATAAGATGGCAAGATACAAGCAATGCCAAAAGTTCGTGGGAAGTGGCAACGCAGACTTACGCCCACCACAAAGAGTGACCTCCCAAACTTTATATATACATAACACAACAAAACTCCTCCAAAGGGAGGGGAGgatgggtaacaaaattactgtaacTGTTTGCTTTCGTGCAAGCTACACGAATAATGACCAGGTGTGAAATAGCAGAACTTTTATAGCCAGTCAGTGTCTCAAATCTCGACCAACAGATATAGTTGTATCATAAGCTACCTGGTCTTATCATGACAAAAGTCTAGCTACGAATAGGGCCttgaaaacagggaccaatCTGCGCGATGCTAAGAAAAAATATGATGGCAAACTACCACAAATTAGTAAGGTTCCAGCCATGAacagcttttgtttgtatcttaaaATTAGTGCGCTTTCATTCATGAATAAGGCTTTAAAGATACAACCGAGCATACATTGGGACAGGCTACCTAAGCCTACCCCTCCTGGGGCTTCATGTTACATTTACTGCATAAACGATAAACGTCTCtgtaaatttttcgacttttctgTGCGACGCTCATGTCAATTTTCTCATTCGCCAAAAAACACGATTCTGCGTATTCGCTCTCTCTCTCTTACCGTTCAAAAAAAGGTCTATTTCCCTGTCTAATCAATTAAATCAGTATCTCCCTCCTAGTAGAGTCCACTTTTCAAGGTATTTTCTTAGCGGAGAAAATCAGTATTAACAAATTGATTATCCCACGGTGGTCCACAAGAGCAACGGCAAAACACAATAAATTTACAGCGAAATGAAACGTCAGGGTAAAATATAATCAGCTCACGGCATGTATATGTACATATGTTCAGTTCAACTTTTGACTCTCAGCCACAAAACTGGATTAATCAAGAGTATTAACAATAATCAACTCTAAATCAATACCTGAGAAACAGTATTTTTAAGATCGCTGTTCAGAAAGTGTTAAATTTGCACACAGCGCTTACTACTTGAAAACATAAATACAGTGTTTGTTGAAATCTGTAACAAACAAATCTCCAGTATTAGACAAAGCACAACCAGCAAGATAACTATGATGGCCAAAAAAACTCCCGGCTACCTTAGCGACATATTTTCCGTCAAGTGTGAACAGTTGCACTCTATCCGCATCACAGACGATCAAACGGTTAAACTTGTCAATAGCGAGACCGATGGGAAACCGCAACTGCCCGTTACCAGATCCCTCACTGCCAATGTCATATAGATACTCCCCTGCATTGTTAAATACCATGACACGGTAAGCTTCTGGATAAGACACAAAAAATTTGTCTTGCTGATAAACAGCACACCATGGCTCTGCATCACAACCAGGAGCACTGAACGACTGAAGTAAGTTTTTCCCATTAGGGCTGAGAACTTTGATTGTTTTGTCTTCCTTGTCACATGTGATTATGCGACCATCACTCCCAACAAATATGTACCACGGTATCTTGACATGTTCATCGCTGATGTATCGAATGAATTGACCACCCTCAGTGTACAAAAGAAGTTTATGGTACTCCATATCGACATTGCTAAGGAGGTCACCAGACTCGGTAAAAACCACCGAACACGTTTCAGCCTTCAGTGCTATCTCTCTGAGGAAACTCCCATCAAAGCCAAACATTTGAACTCTCCTATTGTTTACATCAGCAACAGCAAGCGTCCTGCTTTTATCATTCACAGCAATACTCGAAGGCCCGTCAAACTTCCCCTTCTTTTTCCCTTGTGATCCAAATTGAAACGCAAATTGATACTGATGCGGAATCACCTGCACGAACCAGGGACTACCAGTCAGCAGCTGTCCATTCACTTGGATTTCTACTCTATGTTGTCCAACACACTGTGGTGTGTATGTTACTGTGTACTTGCCGTCTTTGGTGTCTTTTATCTCTGTTTCCAGTTGATCATCTGCTGGAGTTAAAATATTGACTTTTACTTGATCATCTTCATGATAACACTGCTTTCCACCTGAATCTCTTGTTACAATGATGAAATTTGCCACAGTTTTTTCTCCTACAGGTTCATGATTGTCCACTTCCGCTAACGAAAGCAAAGGATCTGTGCTACTCACCACAATTCGATCAAAACCCGAAGTCAGTTGATTTTCGATTATATAATGTAGGTGTGGTGCGTTATAAATGCCAGGTTTTGTTACATTCAAAAGTTCTTCACAGCGTCCAACAATGATCTGATTTGTTTGAAGAATCTCAGCGCTGACGTTTCTTTCT
This window encodes:
- the LOC140932834 gene encoding E3 ubiquitin-protein ligase TRIM45-like, which encodes MDVQQLFKVLKKEAECPLCLETVNNPKTLPCIHSFCLECLDKHANFARRQLQAKIKCPVCQTSFQIPEGDSFKNLPASYHLNRLVDVLALKDGGKQTQKCSSCDENNTASSYCFVCQILLCSVCFEAHQRLKTTRGHRNVVIEKLNVQDVQELIHRPAMCSQQYHENQPLEFYCEECKVLICHKCSVVSHNRHTMTDTQKAAQVQKMQMKDALEKVKAETVIYDNEIRKQTELMDKTKNEILSAEKKMADTVEERIHELREHERVMKAKFAEIYEAQQKHHATQLENFELVLTQLQSCIERGESALERNVSAEILQTNQIIVGRCEELLNVTKPGIYNAPHLHYIIENQLTSGFDRIVVSSTDPLLSLAEVDNHEPVGEKTVANFIIVTRDSGGKQCYHEDDQVKVNILTPADDQLETEIKDTKDGKYTVTYTPQCVGQHRVEIQVNGQLLTGSPWFVQVIPHQYQFAFQFGSQGKKKGKFDGPSSIAVNDKSRTLAVADVNNRRVQMFGFDGSFLREIALKAETCSVVFTESGDLLSNVDMEYHKLLLYTEGGQFIRYISDEHVKIPWYIFVGSDGRIITCDKEDKTIKVLSPNGKNLLQSFSAPGCDAEPWCAVYQQDKFFVSYPEAYRVMVFNNAGEYLYDIGSEGSGNGQLRFPIGLAIDKFNRLIVCDADRVQLFTLDGKYVAKVAGSFFGHHSYLAGCALSNTGDLFVTDFNKHCIYVFK